One region of Flavobacterium sp. GSB-24 genomic DNA includes:
- a CDS encoding glutamate synthase subunit beta, translating into MGKIGGFKEYNRADESNLAVAERVSNYNEFTIPLAKDKIKEQGSRCMDCGIPFCHSGCPLGNLIPDFNDMVHQEEWQSALEILQSTNNFPEFTGRLCPAPCEKACVLGIIKDPVSIENIEKNIVERGFAEGWIKPQAPKTRTGKTVAVIGSGPAGLAAAQQLNRAGHTVTVFERDNAIGGLLRYGIPNFKLEKEIIDRRVVILEAEGITFKTNVNVGVNFSVEELNAFDSIVLCGGATERRSLPTKGIESKGVVQAMDFLTQQTKVLFGESIPDQIKATGKDVIVIGGGDTGSDCIGTSNRHGAKSVTNFEILPKPPVGRSESTPWPFWPLQLKTSSSHEEGCDRNWLINTKEFISNDKGELTGLKTVEVQWKMTPGQRPELIEKEGSEKIWPCDLALLALGFTGPEKTLSEQLGIETDARSNYKAHNYQTNVPHIFTAGDMRRGQSLIVWAISEGREAAREVDLFLMGSTNLPTKGKGDLPSL; encoded by the coding sequence ATGGGTAAAATAGGCGGATTTAAAGAATATAATAGAGCCGACGAAAGTAATTTAGCAGTAGCAGAACGTGTTTCGAACTACAACGAATTTACTATTCCGTTAGCAAAAGATAAAATAAAAGAACAAGGTTCAAGATGTATGGATTGTGGTATTCCTTTTTGCCACAGCGGTTGTCCGTTAGGAAATTTAATTCCAGACTTCAACGACATGGTACATCAGGAAGAGTGGCAGAGTGCATTAGAGATTTTACAGTCTACTAATAACTTTCCAGAATTTACAGGACGCTTATGCCCTGCTCCATGCGAAAAAGCATGCGTATTAGGAATCATTAAAGATCCTGTATCTATCGAAAACATCGAGAAAAACATTGTTGAAAGAGGTTTTGCTGAAGGATGGATCAAACCACAAGCTCCAAAAACAAGAACTGGAAAAACAGTTGCCGTTATTGGTTCTGGACCTGCTGGTTTAGCAGCAGCACAGCAATTAAACAGAGCTGGACACACCGTTACAGTTTTTGAAAGAGACAATGCTATTGGAGGTTTACTACGTTACGGCATTCCGAATTTCAAATTAGAAAAAGAAATTATCGACAGACGTGTAGTAATTCTTGAAGCAGAAGGAATCACTTTCAAAACAAACGTAAACGTTGGTGTTAACTTCAGCGTAGAAGAATTAAATGCATTTGATTCTATCGTTTTATGCGGAGGAGCAACAGAAAGAAGAAGCTTGCCAACTAAAGGAATCGAAAGCAAAGGTGTTGTTCAGGCAATGGATTTCTTAACGCAGCAGACTAAAGTATTATTTGGAGAATCAATTCCAGATCAAATTAAAGCAACCGGTAAAGATGTAATCGTTATTGGTGGTGGAGATACTGGTTCTGACTGTATCGGAACTTCAAACAGACACGGAGCTAAATCGGTTACTAACTTTGAGATTTTACCAAAACCTCCAGTTGGAAGAAGCGAGTCAACTCCTTGGCCTTTCTGGCCGTTGCAGTTAAAAACATCTTCTTCTCACGAAGAAGGCTGCGACAGAAACTGGCTAATCAATACTAAAGAATTCATTTCTAATGATAAAGGAGAATTAACTGGACTAAAAACCGTTGAAGTACAATGGAAAATGACTCCAGGACAAAGACCTGAATTAATCGAAAAAGAAGGTTCTGAGAAAATCTGGCCTTGCGATTTAGCGTTATTGGCTCTTGGATTTACAGGACCAGAGAAAACGTTAAGCGAGCAGTTAGGAATTGAAACTGATGCTAGAAGCAATTACAAAGCGCATAACTATCAGACAAACGTACCTCACATTTTCACTGCTGGTGATATGAGAAGAGGACAATCATTAATCGTGTGGGCTATTTCAGAAGGTCGCGAAGCAGCAAGAGAGGTAGATCTATTCCTTATGGGATCTACTAACCTGCCTACTAAAGGAAAAGGAGATTTACCGAGTCTTTAA
- the gltB gene encoding glutamate synthase large subunit, giving the protein MRVKEQGLYLPEFEHDNCGAGFICNLNGIKSNDIIHKALDILIKLEHRGAVSSDGRTGDGAGILFDIPHDFFKKVCDFEIPEAREYAVGMVFLPKSKNQVSFCINAFEATIKDQNLKILGWRDVPVDVENLGQIAAEKEPTVKQVFVSKNGQNLTEQEFNAKLFAARKIAEHAVRGSKTSESHMFYFTSLSTTTIIYKGLLMPEDISRYYIDLKDPDLVTRLALVHQRFSTNTFPSWDLAQPFRYMCHNGEINTLRGNVSRMRAREELMQSAVFGDDIKKLFPIILEGKSDSASMDMVVELLLMTGRSLPEAMMMVVPEAWEKHQTMSPEKRAFYEFNACIMEPWDGPASIPFTDGNVIGALLDRNGLRPSRYTLTKSGFVIMSSEIGVLDIDPEDVIQHGRLEPGKMFLVDMNEGRIIEDEEVKKAIVTKRPYQEWLDANLLPLAKIPYTNNPTPVEKLDFVTRQKLFGYTIEDLKTIINPMGGQGAEAISSMGNDTPLAVLSDQPQLLYNYFKQLFAQVTNPPLDGIREEIITDISLAVGGDFNIFEIESKQCKKLKIQNPVISNEDLDKIRNIDHPDFKSATISTLYKIEKGVNGLERALEKCVQATYKAVSEGCNIIILSDRGVSEELAPIPMLLACSYIHHSLNILQVRSKFGIIIESAEPREPHHFALLFGYGASAINPYMVNEIIYDQVAQGFITGVKADYAIVNYNKAIAKGIVKIMNKIGISTLHSYRAAQIFEILGLNKTFTSKYFPYTPSRIEGIGLMEVEKEVKKRFQKAFPNSKIANLLSLEIGGIYRWRRGGEKHMFNPTTISKLQQAVRLNSPESYKEYSNAVNEQSSNLMTIRGLFEFNNLDPISIDEVEPWTEIVKKFKTGAMSYGSISQEAHENLAIAMNRIGGKSNSGEGGEDPRRFQKEINGDSRNSAIKQVASGRFGVSINYLTNAKEIQIKMAQGAKPGEGGQLPGEKVVPWIAETRNSTPYVGLISPPPHHDIYSIEDLSQLIYDLKNANREARVNVKLVSEVGVGTIAAGVAKAKADVILISGYDGGTGAAPLTSLQHTGIPWELGLAEAQQTLILNDLRSRVVLECDGQLKTGRDVAIAALLGAEEFGFATAPLVASGCIMMRACHLNTCPVGIATQDPELRKNFKGTPEHVINFMYFIAEELREIMAQLGFRTLKEMVGQSQKLNVNKAIKHYKANGLDLSTILYKPEKAKTEPNHNTTTQDHQLENVLDFDIIKEAIPSIYRKEKTRVTFKIKNTDRSVGAILSNEISKIYGAQGLPEDTILVDFEGSAGQSFGAFATNGLSFKIHGNCNDYLGKGLSGGKLIVKVPPTATFKPEDNIIIGNVALYGAITGEAYINGMAGERFCVRNSGATAVVEGIGDHGCEYMTGGTVVVLGKTGRNFAAGMSGGVAYVYDPNKKFDSTVCNMEMVAFDPMEDEDVTKLRRLIKNHSLYTSSPLAKRILADWENEQKHFVKVMPTDYKKALQRIAEEKKIEELIAG; this is encoded by the coding sequence ATGAGAGTTAAAGAACAAGGGCTTTATCTGCCTGAATTTGAACACGACAATTGTGGTGCAGGATTTATTTGTAATTTGAATGGTATTAAGTCAAATGATATCATTCACAAAGCATTAGACATCTTAATTAAATTGGAACATCGTGGTGCAGTTAGTTCTGATGGACGAACTGGTGACGGGGCCGGAATTTTATTCGACATCCCTCATGATTTTTTTAAGAAAGTTTGTGACTTTGAAATCCCAGAAGCGCGTGAGTATGCAGTAGGAATGGTTTTTTTACCAAAAAGCAAAAACCAGGTTTCTTTTTGTATTAATGCATTTGAAGCAACTATTAAAGATCAAAACTTAAAGATCTTAGGTTGGAGAGATGTACCTGTTGACGTTGAAAATTTAGGGCAAATCGCCGCAGAAAAAGAACCAACAGTTAAACAAGTTTTCGTTTCTAAAAACGGACAAAACTTAACTGAACAAGAATTTAATGCAAAACTTTTTGCAGCTAGAAAAATTGCTGAACATGCCGTAAGAGGATCTAAAACCTCAGAAAGCCACATGTTTTATTTTACTAGTTTATCGACAACTACTATAATATATAAAGGTCTATTGATGCCGGAAGACATCAGCCGTTATTATATAGATTTGAAAGATCCAGACTTGGTGACTCGTTTAGCACTTGTACACCAGCGTTTCTCTACAAATACATTCCCTTCTTGGGACTTAGCTCAACCGTTTAGATACATGTGTCATAATGGTGAGATCAACACACTTCGTGGAAACGTTAGCCGTATGCGTGCTCGTGAAGAGCTTATGCAGAGTGCTGTTTTTGGCGATGATATCAAAAAATTATTCCCAATTATCTTAGAAGGAAAATCAGATTCTGCTTCTATGGATATGGTGGTTGAACTTTTATTAATGACAGGTCGTTCTCTTCCTGAGGCAATGATGATGGTTGTTCCAGAAGCTTGGGAAAAACATCAGACAATGTCTCCAGAAAAAAGAGCATTTTACGAGTTCAACGCTTGTATTATGGAACCTTGGGATGGTCCCGCTTCTATTCCGTTTACAGATGGTAACGTTATTGGTGCCTTGTTAGACAGAAATGGTCTGCGTCCTTCTCGTTATACTTTAACAAAAAGCGGATTCGTAATTATGTCATCTGAAATTGGTGTACTAGATATCGATCCAGAAGATGTAATTCAGCACGGTCGTTTAGAGCCAGGAAAAATGTTCTTGGTTGATATGAACGAAGGTCGTATTATTGAAGACGAAGAAGTTAAAAAAGCAATTGTAACAAAACGTCCTTACCAAGAATGGTTAGATGCTAACTTATTGCCTTTAGCTAAAATCCCATACACAAATAACCCAACTCCTGTTGAAAAATTAGATTTCGTAACTAGACAAAAGTTATTTGGTTATACTATTGAAGATTTAAAAACAATCATCAACCCAATGGGAGGACAAGGAGCTGAAGCAATCAGTTCTATGGGTAACGATACGCCTTTGGCAGTATTGTCGGACCAGCCTCAATTGTTGTATAACTATTTCAAACAATTATTTGCTCAGGTTACTAACCCGCCTTTGGATGGTATTCGTGAAGAAATTATTACGGATATCAGTTTAGCAGTGGGCGGCGATTTCAATATTTTTGAAATTGAATCTAAGCAGTGTAAAAAACTAAAAATCCAAAATCCAGTTATTTCTAACGAGGATTTGGATAAAATTAGAAACATTGATCACCCAGATTTCAAATCCGCTACTATTTCTACTTTATACAAAATAGAAAAAGGAGTTAACGGTTTAGAGCGCGCGCTAGAAAAATGTGTTCAGGCAACTTACAAAGCTGTTTCTGAAGGATGTAATATCATTATTTTATCAGATAGAGGTGTAAGCGAAGAATTAGCTCCAATTCCTATGTTATTGGCTTGTTCATACATTCATCACTCTTTGAACATTTTACAGGTTCGTTCTAAATTCGGAATCATCATCGAATCTGCAGAGCCTCGTGAACCGCATCATTTTGCTTTATTGTTTGGATACGGTGCAAGTGCAATCAATCCATACATGGTAAACGAAATCATTTACGATCAAGTTGCCCAAGGATTTATTACAGGTGTAAAAGCTGATTATGCAATTGTAAATTACAATAAAGCAATTGCAAAAGGTATCGTAAAAATCATGAACAAAATTGGTATCTCTACATTACATTCGTACAGAGCTGCCCAAATTTTCGAGATTTTAGGTTTAAACAAAACATTTACATCAAAATATTTCCCTTATACTCCATCTAGAATTGAAGGAATTGGTTTAATGGAAGTTGAAAAAGAGGTTAAAAAACGTTTCCAAAAAGCTTTCCCAAATTCAAAAATTGCAAACTTGCTTTCTCTTGAAATTGGAGGTATTTACAGATGGAGACGCGGTGGTGAAAAACACATGTTTAACCCAACTACTATTTCTAAATTACAACAAGCGGTTCGTTTAAACAGCCCAGAAAGTTATAAAGAATACTCTAATGCGGTTAACGAGCAAAGCTCAAACTTAATGACTATTAGAGGTTTATTTGAATTCAACAATTTAGATCCAATTTCTATTGACGAGGTAGAACCTTGGACAGAAATTGTTAAGAAATTCAAAACAGGCGCAATGTCTTACGGCTCTATCAGCCAGGAAGCGCATGAGAATTTAGCAATTGCCATGAACAGAATCGGTGGTAAAAGTAATTCTGGAGAAGGTGGAGAAGATCCAAGACGTTTCCAAAAAGAAATTAACGGAGATTCTAGAAACTCTGCAATTAAACAGGTTGCTTCAGGACGTTTTGGTGTTTCGATCAACTATTTGACAAACGCTAAAGAAATCCAAATCAAAATGGCTCAGGGAGCGAAACCTGGTGAAGGTGGACAGTTACCTGGAGAAAAAGTTGTGCCTTGGATTGCTGAGACAAGAAACTCTACACCTTATGTAGGTTTGATTTCGCCTCCTCCTCACCACGATATTTATTCTATTGAGGATTTATCTCAATTGATTTACGACTTGAAAAATGCCAATCGTGAAGCGCGTGTAAACGTAAAATTAGTTTCTGAAGTTGGAGTTGGAACTATCGCTGCCGGTGTTGCCAAAGCAAAAGCTGACGTAATCTTAATTTCTGGTTATGATGGAGGAACGGGAGCTGCACCATTAACATCTTTACAGCACACAGGTATTCCTTGGGAACTTGGTTTAGCTGAGGCACAGCAGACTTTGATCTTAAACGATTTAAGAAGCCGTGTAGTTTTAGAATGTGACGGACAGTTGAAAACTGGTCGTGACGTTGCTATCGCTGCATTATTAGGAGCAGAAGAATTTGGTTTTGCAACTGCGCCTCTTGTTGCTTCTGGATGTATCATGATGAGAGCTTGTCACTTAAATACATGTCCGGTTGGTATCGCGACTCAGGATCCAGAATTGAGAAAAAATTTCAAAGGAACTCCAGAGCACGTAATCAACTTCATGTATTTTATTGCTGAAGAACTAAGAGAAATCATGGCGCAGTTAGGTTTCAGAACTTTAAAAGAAATGGTCGGACAGTCACAAAAATTAAATGTGAACAAAGCCATTAAACATTATAAAGCAAATGGTTTAGACTTGTCTACAATTCTATACAAACCGGAAAAAGCCAAAACAGAGCCAAATCATAATACAACTACTCAAGATCACCAACTTGAAAACGTATTGGATTTTGACATCATCAAAGAAGCAATTCCGTCAATCTATAGAAAAGAGAAAACAAGAGTAACCTTTAAAATTAAAAATACAGACCGTTCTGTAGGTGCGATTTTGAGTAACGAAATCTCAAAAATATATGGCGCACAAGGTTTACCTGAAGACACTATTTTAGTTGATTTTGAAGGTTCTGCCGGACAAAGTTTTGGTGCTTTTGCAACAAACGGATTGTCGTTTAAAATTCACGGAAACTGTAATGATTACTTAGGAAAAGGTCTTTCTGGAGGAAAACTAATTGTAAAAGTACCTCCTACTGCAACCTTCAAACCTGAAGATAACATCATTATTGGAAACGTTGCCCTTTACGGAGCTATTACCGGAGAGGCTTATATTAACGGAATGGCCGGTGAGCGTTTTTGTGTGAGAAATTCTGGAGCAACAGCAGTTGTTGAAGGAATTGGAGATCACGGATGCGAGTACATGACCGGTGGTACAGTGGTGGTTTTAGGAAAAACAGGAAGAAACTTCGCAGCTGGTATGAGCGGTGGTGTAGCTTATGTTTACGATCCAAATAAGAAATTCGATTCGACAGTATGTAACATGGAAATGGTTGCATTCGATCCGATGGAAGACGAGGACGTTACCAAACTAAGACGATTGATCAAAAATCATTCATTGTACACAAGCAGTCCATTAGCAAAAAGAATTTTAGCAGACTGGGAAAATGAACAAAAGCACTTCGTAAAAGTAATGCCAACTGATTACAAAAAAGCATTACAAAGAATTGCAGAAGAGAAAAAAATAGAAGAATTAATAGCTGGATAA